One segment of Alkaliphilus flagellatus DNA contains the following:
- a CDS encoding GNAT family N-acetyltransferase: MIIFKDITCDNWKECIRLKLNDDEKDFICPNVYSIAEAQFYPKAISKAIYDGEQMVGYTLFGEDENDSNLFYIDRLMISKDFRNKGYANEAIQLIIKEAIKNGFNFIGISTEPENIKIQNLLKKLDFYTKNELDDSGEIIYYYQIK, translated from the coding sequence ATGATTATTTTCAAAGACATTACTTGTGATAATTGGAAAGAGTGTATAAGATTAAAACTTAATGATGATGAAAAAGACTTTATATGCCCAAATGTATATTCCATAGCAGAAGCACAATTTTACCCAAAAGCAATATCAAAAGCCATTTATGATGGTGAACAAATGGTAGGGTACACTCTGTTTGGAGAAGATGAAAATGATTCTAATTTATTTTATATTGATAGGTTAATGATATCTAAAGACTTTAGAAATAAAGGTTACGCAAATGAAGCCATTCAGTTAATTATAAAAGAAGCCATTAAAAATGGATTTAATTTTATAGGAATAAGCACAGAACCTGAAAATATTAAGATACAGAATTTACTCAAAAAACTTGATTTTTACACAAAAAATGAACTTGATGATAGTGGAGAAATTATTTATTATTATCAAATAAAATAG
- a CDS encoding MBL fold metallo-hydrolase gives MKLKVLVDNNTYIDQYYCGEPAASYYIEDEDISLLLDVGYSDLFLRNSTALGVDLENISTIVISHGHNDHTRGLKYYFEQNNKNNISIIAHPDAFKEKLIDNLNIKVKMAFILLQDVLIVGYAI, from the coding sequence GTGAAGCTAAAGGTTTTAGTAGATAATAATACATACATTGACCAATACTACTGTGGCGAACCTGCTGCTTCGTATTATATTGAAGATGAGGATATTAGCTTACTATTGGATGTAGGATATTCTGATTTATTTCTAAGAAACTCAACTGCATTAGGTGTAGATTTAGAAAATATAAGCACTATTGTTATTTCGCATGGTCACAATGACCACACAAGAGGATTAAAATACTACTTTGAACAAAATAATAAAAATAATATTTCTATTATTGCCCATCCAGATGCATTTAAAGAAAAATTAATAGACAATTTAAATATAAAAGTGAAAATGGCATTTATATTATTACAGGATGTTCTCATAGTGGGATATGCAATATAA
- a CDS encoding GNAT family N-acetyltransferase, with translation MKSIVDNIEHNIEFKHITGQDMIEEVKQLFLEYAQSLKIDLAFQNFEEEFKALPGKYGPPNGVLILALVDGKEAGCVALHKISENICEMKRLYVRDYYRGLGIGRRLINIIIEYASKMNYQYIRLDTLPTMKNAQFLYTSLGFYDIAPYVYNPIEGTRYMELKLKD, from the coding sequence ATGAAATCTATCGTTGACAACATAGAGCATAATATTGAATTCAAGCATATAACTGGACAAGATATGATAGAAGAAGTTAAACAACTTTTTTTAGAATATGCCCAATCACTAAAAATAGACCTTGCTTTTCAAAATTTTGAAGAAGAATTTAAGGCATTACCAGGTAAATATGGACCACCCAATGGAGTCTTAATATTAGCATTAGTTGATGGCAAAGAAGCAGGGTGTGTTGCTCTTCATAAGATTTCTGAAAATATATGCGAAATGAAAAGATTATATGTTCGTGATTATTACAGAGGATTAGGAATTGGCAGAAGGCTTATTAATATAATAATTGAATATGCCTCAAAAATGAATTATCAATATATTAGGCTTGATACTCTTCCAACAATGAAAAATGCTCAATTTTTATATACATCATTAGGATTTTATGATATTGCCCCATATGTATATAACCCGATTGAAGGAACGAGGTATATGGAATTAAAATTAAAAGACTAA
- a CDS encoding MBL fold metallo-hydrolase, protein MKIQKIKNRGVLFTYTTSWGWDLNIHLIMGERYNYIIDTGLGSLSIDPIKEYIKDSNKPIIVINTHYHWDHVWGNGSFQNCIIISHKLCREMIESKWEEMMDKNKQYCYGEVEMYLPNLVFEKELYFPEDKIRIIYTPGHTIDSISVIDEQEKVINVSDNIGDNINEIIPSIYCEKDLYIATLLKYMDMDFDTCISGHNIILGKKVIEKILSIL, encoded by the coding sequence ATGAAAATTCAAAAAATAAAAAATAGAGGCGTTTTATTTACATATACTACCTCTTGGGGGTGGGATTTAAATATTCATCTAATTATGGGCGAAAGATATAATTATATCATTGATACAGGATTGGGTTCTTTAAGTATTGATCCAATTAAGGAATATATAAAAGATAGTAATAAACCTATTATCGTGATAAATACACATTATCATTGGGATCATGTTTGGGGAAACGGTTCATTTCAAAATTGCATAATTATATCTCACAAATTATGTAGAGAAATGATTGAATCAAAATGGGAAGAGATGATGGATAAGAATAAGCAGTATTGCTATGGTGAAGTAGAAATGTATCTTCCTAACTTGGTTTTTGAAAAAGAGCTTTATTTTCCAGAAGACAAAATAAGGATTATATACACACCTGGGCATACTATTGACTCCATAAGTGTAATAGATGAGCAAGAAAAAGTGATTAATGTAAGTGATAATATTGGTGATAATATTAATGAAATTATTCCGAGTATTTATTGTGAAAAAGATCTATATATTGCCACTCTTTTAAAGTATATGGATATGGATTTCGATACTTGCATATCAGGCCATAATATAATTTTAGGAAAGAAAGTTATCGAGAAAATATTGAGCATACTATAA
- a CDS encoding TIGR04076 family protein: MKKWYDEEYEFEIEVTGFLRSDHTERYCRNGEEVGDKYTCTYGCPINADGQGICSKVMMIMFPIMESVRSGGDLENIGGNGKYSKDIVCPDGCVMFRLTAKKLDNENFYKGKFFD; encoded by the coding sequence ATGAAAAAATGGTATGATGAGGAATACGAATTTGAAATTGAGGTAACTGGGTTTCTTCGCAGTGACCATACAGAGCGGTACTGCCGAAACGGCGAGGAAGTCGGGGATAAGTATACCTGCACCTATGGCTGTCCCATAAATGCGGATGGACAGGGTATCTGTTCCAAGGTCATGATGATTATGTTCCCAATCATGGAGTCGGTCAGAAGTGGCGGAGATTTAGAGAACATTGGCGGCAATGGCAAATATAGCAAGGACATTGTATGCCCAGATGGCTGCGTCATGTTCAGGCTGACGGCAAAGAAACTTGACAATGAGAATTTTTATAAAGGGAAGTTTTTTGATTAG
- the arsM gene encoding arsenite methyltransferase → MSDFKKVDVRNAVRNSYSKIAIGNVKEDGCCGGGIKLKKSSIEISRKIGYSNEEISTAPEEANMGLGCGNPQLIANLREGETVIDLGSGGGFDCFLASKKVGIKGYIIGVDMTSEMINKSRAISKKYRYRNVDFRLGEIENLPIADNTADVIISNCVINLSPNKQRVYNEAYRVLKKGGRVAISDIVLIRELTEEMKQDENLYCGUVTGASSVEELKLYLEKAGFSDISIETQEVSKEYAEKWAHNLKVGEYIMSASIKAIKL, encoded by the coding sequence ATGAGCGATTTTAAAAAGGTAGATGTTAGAAATGCTGTTCGTAATAGTTATAGTAAAATAGCTATCGGAAATGTAAAAGAGGATGGATGTTGTGGAGGAGGTATTAAGCTTAAGAAATCTTCAATAGAGATATCACGTAAAATTGGATATTCTAATGAAGAAATATCAACTGCTCCAGAGGAAGCTAATATGGGGTTAGGTTGTGGAAATCCCCAATTAATAGCTAATCTTAGAGAAGGTGAAACTGTTATAGACCTTGGAAGTGGAGGAGGATTTGACTGTTTTTTAGCTTCAAAAAAAGTTGGGATTAAGGGATATATTATTGGAGTTGACATGACCTCAGAGATGATTAATAAATCAAGAGCTATATCTAAAAAATATAGATATAGAAATGTAGACTTTAGACTAGGAGAAATTGAAAATCTTCCTATAGCAGATAATACTGCGGATGTAATTATTTCAAACTGTGTTATAAATTTATCTCCAAATAAACAAAGGGTATATAACGAGGCTTATCGTGTATTAAAAAAGGGTGGTAGAGTTGCTATTTCTGATATAGTTCTTATTAGAGAATTAACAGAGGAAATGAAACAAGATGAGAACCTTTATTGTGGATGAGTTACTGGGGCGTCTTCAGTTGAAGAATTAAAATTATATTTAGAAAAGGCTGGTTTTAGTGATATTAGCATTGAAACCCAAGAAGTATCAAAAGAATATGCTGAAAAATGGGCACATAATTTAAAAGTTGGAGAATATATTATGTCTGCATCAATAAAAGCAATAAAATTATAG
- a CDS encoding ArsR/SmtB family transcription factor has product MDIVQVLKALGDENRIRILNLLKDGQLCVCEIEHILGITQSNASRHLTKLSIRRIVVYEKKAQWIYYKLNKETLEQFPFIKELLENELNKIDICKQDIENLIEYKKSGMTCENLKNYKYNSENSCKYKNN; this is encoded by the coding sequence ATGGATATAGTACAAGTGCTGAAAGCATTAGGTGACGAAAATAGAATTAGAATATTAAACCTATTAAAAGATGGACAATTATGTGTATGTGAAATTGAACATATATTAGGAATTACACAATCAAACGCTTCAAGACATCTCACTAAGTTAAGTATACGTAGGATTGTGGTATATGAGAAAAAAGCTCAATGGATATATTATAAATTAAATAAAGAAACTTTGGAGCAATTTCCATTTATAAAAGAACTTCTAGAGAATGAACTAAATAAAATAGACATATGTAAGCAAGATATAGAAAACTTAATTGAATATAAAAAGAGTGGAATGACTTGTGAAAATTTGAAAAATTATAAATATAATAGTGAAAACAGTTGTAAATATAAAAATAATTAA
- a CDS encoding putative holin-like toxin, giving the protein MDTYQAISLMMMFGMLLMSLISLIVSLVKDNNKGKK; this is encoded by the coding sequence ATGGATACATATCAAGCTATATCTTTAATGATGATGTTTGGCATGCTATTGATGTCGCTAATCTCCTTAATTGTTAGCCTGGTAAAGGACAACAACAAAGGAAAAAAATAA
- a CDS encoding DUF998 domain-containing protein — translation MKQIKVGFSLGMVSAVVYMAHVFLGQLLWHEYNPITTDISSLTADGAPHSNFLRVLTTIYGICFLVFVVSLLLNSIKYYHTITIVGYGIMLVMALATTIGYSLFPLTADKAEMNFQNTMHILVTVVVVFTTITSLFILAFGYWKKEKQKNLGLFCLIFGILIFVFGATNPIGIALNLNILGLTERLVIFILQAFVFIWSFLYTFKIKIVS, via the coding sequence GTGAAACAAATCAAAGTCGGTTTCTCGCTTGGAATGGTAAGTGCTGTCGTGTACATGGCACACGTTTTCTTAGGTCAGCTTTTATGGCATGAATATAATCCAATCACCACTGATATTAGTTCTCTCACTGCCGATGGTGCGCCCCACTCAAATTTTCTGCGTGTGTTAACTACTATTTATGGAATATGTTTTTTAGTTTTTGTCGTGTCTTTACTGCTCAATTCTATAAAATACTACCACACAATTACTATCGTGGGGTATGGAATCATGTTAGTTATGGCACTTGCAACAACAATAGGATATAGTTTGTTTCCACTTACAGCAGACAAAGCAGAAATGAATTTTCAAAATACCATGCATATCCTTGTGACAGTAGTAGTTGTATTTACGACAATTACTTCTTTGTTTATACTTGCTTTTGGTTATTGGAAAAAAGAAAAACAGAAAAACTTAGGTTTATTCTGTTTGATTTTTGGAATTTTAATATTCGTATTTGGTGCAACAAATCCTATTGGAATAGCTCTAAATCTTAACATTTTAGGTCTTACAGAAAGACTTGTCATATTCATACTACAAGCCTTTGTATTTATTTGGTCATTCTTATATACGTTCAAAATTAAAATAGTGTCGTAG
- a CDS encoding GNAT family N-acetyltransferase → MKRVEEKSNLIVLRNTREDDLDFVVNSEREPVNAKYVGQWTREQHRNALHEEDILHLIVEDRTTQKPAGYVIIAGVTNPNRNIEFMRVVISSKGKGFGRETLKLVKKITFKNLNAHRLWLDVRYKNQIAQNLYKSEGFIEEGILRECILYDGNYESLIVMSILKNEYTDNLDS, encoded by the coding sequence ATGAAACGAGTTGAAGAAAAGTCTAATTTAATAGTTTTAAGAAATACACGAGAAGATGATTTGGATTTTGTAGTAAATTCTGAACGAGAACCTGTCAATGCTAAATACGTAGGTCAATGGACAAGAGAACAACATAGGAATGCCCTACACGAGGAAGATATTTTGCATTTAATTGTTGAAGATAGAACAACCCAAAAGCCTGCTGGATATGTAATTATAGCAGGTGTAACGAATCCAAATAGAAATATTGAGTTTATGAGAGTTGTAATATCAAGCAAAGGTAAGGGTTTCGGAAGAGAAACTCTAAAATTAGTTAAGAAAATTACTTTTAAAAATTTAAATGCACATAGGCTTTGGCTTGATGTTAGATATAAAAATCAAATAGCACAAAACCTTTATAAATCTGAGGGATTTATTGAAGAGGGTATCTTAAGAGAATGTATTTTGTATGATGGGAACTACGAATCTTTAATTGTGATGTCTATCTTAAAAAATGAGTATACTGACAATCTTGATTCATAA
- a CDS encoding sodium ion-translocating decarboxylase subunit beta, whose protein sequence is MEKTKLTKVIKIITIITSIVTVLYLGFSFLIPVYLSYRLNIEASKVDSIGIIGGADEPTTIFLTSTSSFANSIIIICALFSIAGIAYLVLNRKVMK, encoded by the coding sequence TTGGAAAAAACGAAATTAACAAAAGTAATTAAGATCATTACTATTATTACTAGTATAGTAACTGTCTTGTATCTAGGATTTAGTTTTTTGATACCGGTATATTTGTCCTATAGATTAAATATAGAAGCAAGTAAAGTAGATTCTATAGGAATTATAGGTGGTGCAGATGAGCCAACAACTATTTTTCTTACGAGTACATCTTCTTTTGCAAATTCTATTATTATAATCTGTGCATTGTTTTCAATAGCTGGAATTGCATATTTGGTTTTAAATAGGAAAGTTATGAAATAG
- a CDS encoding DUF5071 domain-containing protein — MKDIEKYIADLNWDNPDFIQQNAIRKLSEIEESKVILLAKQSELCNKSCWYNAAIVLKNIGYPRNKLAIPYLMNWFKDTNWPGVPIIVQLLKEIDVDVLMPHIKNVIEQASKEQDGLWAYGMIYLINELKIPKFKIEEENLYKELIELGYGE; from the coding sequence ATGAAGGATATTGAAAAATACATTGCGGATTTAAACTGGGATAATCCTGATTTTATTCAACAAAATGCAATAAGGAAACTATCTGAAATAGAAGAAAGTAAAGTAATATTACTAGCTAAGCAATCTGAGTTATGTAATAAATCTTGTTGGTATAATGCAGCAATAGTTTTGAAAAACATAGGATATCCACGTAATAAATTAGCAATTCCGTATTTAATGAATTGGTTTAAAGATACAAATTGGCCAGGAGTACCGATAATTGTTCAATTACTTAAAGAAATAGATGTTGATGTTTTAATGCCACATATTAAAAATGTTATAGAACAAGCATCAAAAGAGCAAGATGGGTTGTGGGCTTATGGAATGATCTATCTTATAAATGAGTTGAAAATTCCTAAATTTAAGATAGAAGAAGAAAATCTGTATAAGGAATTGATTGAATTAGGTTATGGAGAATAG
- a CDS encoding GNAT family N-acetyltransferase, which yields MDIKIRRISIEDLDAVAEVEARCFPEEEAATKASFEQRIKTFPESFFVAEIEGKIIGFINGCIINETAIYDELFNDATLHVPDGDYQTIFGLDVIPEYRNQGIAAQLMNHMIEVSRLEGRKGVILTCKEKLIHYYTKFGYVNKGISKSVHGGSKWYDMILVF from the coding sequence ATGGATATTAAAATTAGAAGAATATCTATAGAAGACTTAGATGCGGTAGCAGAAGTGGAAGCAAGATGCTTTCCAGAGGAAGAGGCTGCTACAAAGGCATCATTCGAACAACGAATTAAGACATTTCCAGAAAGTTTTTTTGTAGCAGAAATTGAAGGAAAAATAATTGGGTTTATCAATGGGTGCATAATCAATGAAACTGCTATCTATGATGAACTATTTAACGATGCTACACTACATGTTCCAGATGGAGATTACCAGACTATTTTTGGACTTGATGTGATACCAGAGTATCGTAATCAAGGAATTGCTGCGCAATTAATGAATCATATGATAGAAGTATCAAGATTAGAGGGGCGCAAAGGCGTTATTCTAACGTGTAAAGAGAAACTTATTCATTATTATACAAAGTTTGGGTACGTAAATAAAGGTATATCTAAGTCAGTACATGGCGGGTCTAAATGGTATGATATGATTTTAGTGTTTTAA
- a CDS encoding putative holin-like toxin, protein MLLSEQGNRKKQGVFAISFTKEVVAMTTYETLSLMIAFGMLVVAIVKNNDRKK, encoded by the coding sequence ATGTTATTATCAGAACAAGGTAATCGGAAAAAGCAGGGTGTGTTTGCCATCTCTTTTACAAAGGAGGTGGTTGCTATGACAACATATGAGACGTTATCGCTAATGATTGCGTTTGGAATGCTTGTAGTAGCCATCGTTAAAAATAACGATAGAAAAAAATAA
- a CDS encoding GNAT family N-acetyltransferase yields the protein MYYEHSNGGIKVYIDYLYNHTEHINTVANWIYSEFVVKANGTLSLDKVLEYLANTKLTSFPITLIAVIDDECAGTVSIFENDLKTQRDLTPWLASLYVNPHYRGKGIAKELINKAQQVVKELGFKELYLRTEHTSEYYRRLGWEFVYKTHDEKGQETEVFKIFINN from the coding sequence GTGTATTATGAGCATAGTAATGGAGGAATTAAAGTATATATAGACTATTTATATAATCATACCGAACATATTAATACAGTGGCAAATTGGATCTATAGTGAGTTTGTTGTGAAAGCAAACGGTACTTTAAGTTTAGATAAGGTTCTTGAGTATCTTGCAAATACAAAATTAACGTCTTTTCCAATCACACTTATTGCAGTGATAGATGATGAGTGTGCGGGGACAGTTTCTATATTTGAGAATGATTTAAAAACTCAAAGGGATTTAACTCCTTGGTTAGCCTCGTTGTATGTAAATCCGCATTATAGAGGCAAAGGAATAGCAAAGGAGTTAATTAATAAAGCTCAGCAAGTTGTAAAAGAGTTGGGGTTTAAAGAACTATATTTAAGAACAGAGCATACTTCTGAATATTACAGAAGATTAGGTTGGGAGTTTGTTTATAAAACACATGATGAAAAAGGGCAGGAAACCGAGGTTTTTAAGATCTTTATAAATAATTAG
- a CDS encoding lactate utilization protein, with amino-acid sequence MDNNVLWYIEKQIDRTIDNLRKRNMKGFFVKNEIELIALLEELISENSVVGVGDSMTLFETGVIDFLRKGNYIFLDKYKDGITSEEKKQIYIKNFSADTFLCSTNALTENGELYNIDGNGSRVAPMIYGPKQVILVTGINKIVKNIEEAEKRVRNYSAPIDAKRLGKNTPCTTLGYCVDCKSPNRICNDFTIIRGQFIKDRIKVIIVGKELGY; translated from the coding sequence TTGGATAATAATGTCTTGTGGTATATAGAAAAACAAATTGATAGAACAATAGATAATTTAAGAAAACGTAATATGAAAGGCTTCTTTGTTAAAAATGAGATTGAATTGATCGCACTGTTGGAAGAACTTATTTCTGAAAACTCTGTAGTTGGTGTAGGAGATTCAATGACACTTTTTGAAACAGGTGTAATAGATTTTCTTCGGAAGGGTAATTATATTTTTTTAGATAAATATAAAGATGGAATTACAAGCGAAGAAAAGAAACAAATTTATATTAAAAACTTTTCTGCTGATACTTTTCTTTGTAGTACAAATGCCTTAACTGAAAATGGTGAACTTTATAATATAGACGGCAATGGAAGTAGAGTTGCACCAATGATATATGGTCCTAAACAGGTTATTTTAGTAACTGGAATCAATAAGATTGTTAAGAATATAGAAGAAGCAGAAAAGAGGGTCAGAAATTATTCTGCTCCAATTGACGCAAAAAGATTAGGTAAAAATACTCCGTGTACTACTTTGGGTTATTGTGTTGATTGTAAAAGTCCTAATCGAATTTGTAATGATTTTACAATTATTAGAGGACAGTTTATTAAGGATAGAATAAAGGTAATCATTGTAGGAAAAGAGTTAGGATATTAA
- a CDS encoding CDP-alcohol phosphatidyltransferase family protein — MKSIANYISIARIAFVLILVLIKPLSITFFIIYFICGISDILDGFIARKTNTASKLGEKLDSVADLIMILVLIPKLYPIINPTVKILMWIIIIGVIRGISVIVVFLKYKTFGMLHTYANKITGFMLFVFPVVFCIFPSEVVIHGMCIIASISAVEELVINLSSNEFQANKKSIFKTG; from the coding sequence ATGAAGTCAATAGCAAATTATATCTCAATAGCAAGAATAGCATTTGTGCTTATTTTGGTTTTAATAAAACCATTGAGCATAACTTTTTTTATTATATATTTTATTTGTGGAATTAGCGATATTCTTGATGGATTCATAGCAAGAAAAACAAATACTGCGAGTAAATTAGGTGAAAAACTGGATTCTGTTGCAGATTTAATAATGATTTTAGTGCTTATTCCTAAATTATATCCGATTATCAATCCAACTGTTAAAATCCTGATGTGGATAATTATTATTGGAGTAATCAGGGGTATATCGGTAATAGTTGTATTTTTAAAGTATAAAACATTTGGAATGCTTCATACTTATGCAAATAAAATAACAGGTTTTATGCTATTTGTATTTCCAGTTGTGTTCTGTATTTTTCCATCAGAAGTAGTTATACATGGGATGTGTATTATTGCAAGTATTTCAGCGGTTGAAGAATTGGTTATTAATCTATCATCGAATGAGTTTCAGGCAAATAAGAAAAGTATATTCAAAACAGGATGA
- a CDS encoding aminoglycoside phosphotransferase family protein, whose protein sequence is MKYGKKIGVGNTATVYEWEESKVLKLFHQDYPREAVEKEFQNANLIWNMDFGKPKAYGIIFYEEKIGIIYDRLEGESLLDWVMKTGDIQGCAVYMAKLHKKIIQNSISNVPNYKEFLKYNIVNAQNLNEKEKVLYMLDKLPNGNTLCHGDFHTGNIFISDGQTMVIDFMNICHGDFLYDIARTTFLIEYTPVPVGAKDKETLFQFKKTLADLYLMQMNVTREMIQDYLSVIIASREGECPNER, encoded by the coding sequence ATGAAATATGGCAAAAAAATTGGCGTAGGTAATACGGCAACTGTATATGAATGGGAAGAAAGTAAGGTACTTAAGCTTTTTCATCAAGATTATCCAAGAGAAGCGGTAGAAAAAGAGTTTCAAAATGCAAATTTAATATGGAATATGGATTTTGGAAAACCAAAAGCGTATGGGATTATTTTTTATGAAGAAAAAATAGGTATAATATATGATAGATTAGAGGGGGAATCCCTGCTGGATTGGGTTATGAAAACAGGTGATATACAGGGATGTGCGGTATATATGGCAAAGCTACATAAGAAAATTATCCAGAATAGTATTAGTAATGTACCAAATTACAAGGAGTTTTTAAAATACAATATAGTAAATGCACAAAATTTAAATGAAAAAGAAAAAGTGCTGTATATGTTAGATAAATTGCCAAATGGGAATACACTTTGTCACGGTGATTTTCATACAGGTAATATATTTATATCTGATGGACAGACAATGGTTATAGACTTCATGAATATATGTCATGGAGATTTTTTGTATGATATAGCAAGAACTACATTTCTAATTGAATATACACCTGTGCCAGTAGGAGCTAAAGATAAAGAAACGCTTTTCCAATTTAAGAAAACACTAGCAGATTTGTATCTTATGCAAATGAATGTAACTAGAGAAATGATACAGGACTATTTATCAGTTATTATTGCATCAAGAGAGGGAGAATGTCCTAACGAAAGATAA
- a CDS encoding GNAT family protein has product MQFYFVYVNEQNIQGVGFYKYMGFDIFKKSELDEQGNPFPILHMKLK; this is encoded by the coding sequence TTGCAATTTTATTTTGTTTATGTAAATGAGCAGAATATACAGGGTGTAGGATTCTATAAATATATGGGATTTGATATATTTAAAAAGTCAGAACTTGATGAACAAGGAAATCCATTTCCTATACTTCATATGAAATTAAAGTAA
- a CDS encoding GNAT family N-acetyltransferase, translated as MNTKRATAEIISVEEKYRGKGYGKAILNHLIETVFQNYNIK; from the coding sequence ATAAACACTAAGAGAGCTACTGCTGAAATTATTTCGGTTGAAGAAAAATATCGTGGAAAAGGATACGGGAAGGCTATATTGAATCATTTAATAGAAACTGTTTTTCAAAATTACAACATTAAATAG
- a CDS encoding RidA family protein yields the protein MSKKQVISTNESMKPTGPYSQGIVYDSLVFVAGQTGIHPSTGQLVEGGIEAETRQTLTNVKAILESAGSSLDKVLKVNVYLKDINDFDTVNNIYKEYFTEEYPIRTCLQVVAMPKGACIEIEAIAHK from the coding sequence ATGTCAAAAAAACAAGTTATATCCACTAACGAATCTATGAAACCTACAGGTCCTTATTCTCAAGGTATTGTATATGATTCTTTAGTTTTTGTAGCAGGTCAAACAGGGATTCATCCTTCAACAGGTCAGCTTGTAGAAGGAGGTATAGAAGCCGAAACTAGACAGACTTTGACTAATGTAAAAGCCATTCTAGAATCTGCAGGCAGTTCATTGGATAAAGTACTTAAAGTTAATGTTTATTTAAAAGATATTAATGATTTTGATACAGTTAATAATATTTACAAAGAGTATTTTACAGAAGAATATCCAATTCGTACATGTCTTCAAGTTGTAGCAATGCCTAAAGGAGCTTGTATTGAAATTGAAGCAATTGCTCATAAATAG
- a CDS encoding VOC family protein has translation MKFSNPLIVVSNMEKSKRFYYEVLGLEVVVDFGANVTLTGGIALQTKDTWSTFIHKHDSEIVFGGNVAELYFEEDDFDGFIQKMNDIEDINYVHTIVEHSWGQRVVRFYDPDKHIIEVGENMIMVVRRFLNSGLSIEETAIRMDVPVDYVKSCLE, from the coding sequence ATGAAATTCTCAAATCCATTGATAGTTGTTTCGAATATGGAAAAGTCAAAGCGATTTTACTATGAAGTGCTTGGTTTAGAAGTTGTTGTTGATTTTGGTGCAAATGTAACTTTAACAGGTGGTATTGCGTTACAAACAAAAGATACTTGGTCAACTTTTATTCACAAACATGATAGTGAAATTGTTTTTGGAGGAAATGTAGCAGAGTTATATTTTGAAGAAGATGATTTTGATGGTTTTATTCAAAAGATGAATGACATTGAAGACATTAACTACGTACATACTATTGTAGAACATTCTTGGGGACAGCGCGTTGTTCGTTTCTATGACCCTGATAAGCATATTATTGAAGTAGGAGAAAATATGATTATGGTTGTCAGACGATTCTTAAACAGTGGTCTATCAATTGAAGAAACTGCTATCAGAATGGATGTACCAGTTGATTATGTGAAATCTTGTTTAGAGTAG